In Paramicrobacterium humi, the genomic stretch GGGCAACCCCACACTGCAGGATGCCGTCCAGAAGGCGAAGAAGACCTCCGTCCCGAACGACAACATCGATCGTGCGATCAAGCGCGGCGCCGGCCTCACCGGCGAGACCATCGACTACACGACGATCATGTACGAGGGCTATGCCGCGAGCGGCGTCGCGTTGCTGATCGAGTGTCTGACCGACAACAAGAACCGCGCGGCCGCCGACGTGCGCACTCTCATGACCCGCAACGGCGGGACGATGGCAGACCCGGGGAGCGTGGCGTACAACTTCGCGCGCAAGGGCGTCGTTGTCGTTCCGCGTGAGGGCACGACCGAAGACGACGTCCTCGCCGCGGTGCTGGACGCGGGCGCTGAAGAGGTCCTGACTGAGGGTGACACCTTCGAGGTCATCACCGAGGCGACGGATCTCGTGCCCGCCCGAACGGCGCTTCAGGATGCCGGAATCGACTACGATTCGGCCGATGTCGCGTTCGTTCCCAACCTCAAGGTCGAGGTCGACGCCGAGACGGCACGCAAGGTGTTCAAGCTCATCGACGCCCTCGAAGAGTCCGACGACGTGCAGAACATCTACAGCAACGTCGACATCAGCGCCGAGGTCCAGGCGCAGCTCGAAGCCGACGACGAGTAGGCTGTGGCGCTCCGCGTCATCGGCATCGACCCGGGCCTGACCCGATGTGGGATCGGCGTTGTCGACGTGCGTCCCAACCGCGAAGCGGCGCTCGTGCACTACGGCGTGATTCGCAGTGCGACGGACGCTGACATCGAGCAGCGCCTGTTGACGATCTCGAACGGTATAGCGGAGATGCTCGACAGCTTCGAGCCGCAAGCGGTAGCCGTCGAGCGCGTGTTCGCGCAGCACAACCTGCGGACCGTGATGGGCACGGCACAAGTCAGCGGCATCGCGCTCGCGTCCGCTGCCGCGCGCGGACTGCGCGTCGGACTCCACACGCCGTCAGAGGTAAAGGCGTCGATCACGGGCTACGGCTCGGCGGAGAAGAAGCAAGTCGCGACGATGGTCGCTCGCATCTTGAAGCTCGCCGAACCGCCGACACCGGCGGACGCGGCGGACGCGCTCGCGCTCGCGCTCTGCCATGCCTGGCGGGTCGGCTCAACGGTGACCGCGGAGGGCCGCCCCGGCCAGACCCCGGCACAGCGAGCGTGGCAGGCGGCGGAGAAGGCCGCACGACGACGCTCTTGAGCGCGTCGCAGCTCTCGCTGTCGGGGGCTCCGCGTAGGGTAGAGACGTGATTTCTTCGGTTCGCGGCACGGTACTCTCGTGCAGCTCCAATTCCGTGGTCGTCGAGGTCGGTGGGGTCGGCCTCGCCATCCAGGTCACGCCGGAGCACGCGCTCGCCCTGCGCGAAGGCGACACCGCCTTCATCCACACGAGCCTCATCGTGCGCGAAGACTCACTGAGCCTGTTCGGGTTCGAGACTCCCGACCAACTGGAGATCTTCCACCTTCTCCTGGGCGTCACCGGCGTTGGACCGAAGTCCGCCATCGGAGTTCTCTCAACGCTCGGCCCCGGTCAGGTCGCCGCGGCGGTCGATGCGGAAGACGACAAACCGTTCCGCAAGGTGAGCGGAATCGGCCCGAAGACGGCGAAGCTCATTGTTGTCTCGCTCGCCGGCAAGGTCAGCACCCTCGCGATGACGGCGGAGACGGCGCCGCCTTCTGAGTCCACGGTCAGTCCGAGCATCGTCGCCGCCCTCACCGGACTCGGCTGGTCGGAGAAGGTCGCGGAGCAGACCGTGTCCGACATCGTCGCCGCGCAGCCCGATCTCGTGGATGCTCCCGTGCAGACGCTCCTGCGACTCGCGCTTGCCCAGCTTGGCCCGGCCAAGGCGACGGGTGGTCGCCGATGAGTTCCTCAGAGCTGACAGCCGGCGAGGCGATCTCGGAGGCGGAACTCGCGTTCGAGGGGGCGCTCCGGCCGCAGAGCCTCACTGAGTTCGTCGGTCAGCCCAAGGTGCGCGGGCAACTGGAGCTGCTGCTCAAGGCCGCCGGCATCCAGCAGCGCACCCCCGACCACATCCTGCTTGCCGGACCTCCCGGGCTCGGCAAGACCACTCTTGCCATGATCGTCGCGCACGAGACCGGGCAGCCGCTTCGCATGTCGAGCGGTCCCGCCATCCAGCACGCGGGCGATCTCGCCGCGGTGCTGTCGAGCCTCGTTCCCGGCGAAGTGCTCTTCATCGACGAGATTCACCGGATGGCACGCTCCGCCGAAGAGATGCTCTATCTCGCGATGGAAGACTTCCGCATCGACATCATGGTGGGCAAGGGCGCTGGAGCGACATCCGTGCCGCTCGACCTCTCGCCGTTCACAC encodes the following:
- a CDS encoding YebC/PmpR family DNA-binding transcriptional regulator — encoded protein: MSGHSKWATTKHKKAVIDQRRAKSFAKLIKNIEVAAKIGGADLSGNPTLQDAVQKAKKTSVPNDNIDRAIKRGAGLTGETIDYTTIMYEGYAASGVALLIECLTDNKNRAAADVRTLMTRNGGTMADPGSVAYNFARKGVVVVPREGTTEDDVLAAVLDAGAEEVLTEGDTFEVITEATDLVPARTALQDAGIDYDSADVAFVPNLKVEVDAETARKVFKLIDALEESDDVQNIYSNVDISAEVQAQLEADDE
- the ruvC gene encoding crossover junction endodeoxyribonuclease RuvC; amino-acid sequence: MALRVIGIDPGLTRCGIGVVDVRPNREAALVHYGVIRSATDADIEQRLLTISNGIAEMLDSFEPQAVAVERVFAQHNLRTVMGTAQVSGIALASAAARGLRVGLHTPSEVKASITGYGSAEKKQVATMVARILKLAEPPTPADAADALALALCHAWRVGSTVTAEGRPGQTPAQRAWQAAEKAARRRS
- the ruvA gene encoding Holliday junction branch migration protein RuvA; its protein translation is MISSVRGTVLSCSSNSVVVEVGGVGLAIQVTPEHALALREGDTAFIHTSLIVREDSLSLFGFETPDQLEIFHLLLGVTGVGPKSAIGVLSTLGPGQVAAAVDAEDDKPFRKVSGIGPKTAKLIVVSLAGKVSTLAMTAETAPPSESTVSPSIVAALTGLGWSEKVAEQTVSDIVAAQPDLVDAPVQTLLRLALAQLGPAKATGGRR